In the Hypanus sabinus isolate sHypSab1 chromosome 1 unlocalized genomic scaffold, sHypSab1.hap1 SUPER_1_unloc_1, whole genome shotgun sequence genome, one interval contains:
- the LOC132385340 gene encoding uncharacterized protein LOC132385340, which produces MRAQLRKLILLLLLDSSLATLHVSQWPQRLEVPSGSNVTLHCEVLGLTEPRVIIYPYWVIGGTGEGEEERVVYPPPKESQQEAALPESEIGAGLSLQLRHLRPSHSNTYRCLASVHLPDRQLLLRGNGTVLLVRDAASPFSLPHYVTDSSLATLHVSQLPQRLEVPSGSNVTLHCEVLGLTEPRVIIYPYWVIGGTGEGEEERVVYPPPKESQQEAALPESEIGAGLSLQLRHLRPSHSNTYRCLASVHLPDRQLLLRGNGTVLLVRGSPREPLPLYILLSLKALALLFLTTAYRLPKSKSEPAHPVQFRNVRTLKGRRQWRSTAGGPGTLP; this is translated from the exons ATGAGGGCGCAGCTTCGGAAACTGATCTTGCTCCTGCTACTGG ACAGCTCCCTCGCCACCCTCCACGTGTCCCAGTGGCCTCAGAGGTTGGAGGTCCCGAGTGGCTCCAACGTGACGCTGCACTGCGAAGTTCTGGGGCTGACGGAACCCCGGGTGATAATCTACCCCTACTGGGTGATCggcgggacgggggagggggaagaggaacgTGTCGTCTACCCGCCCCCCAAGGAATCCCAGCAGGAAGCCGCCCTACCTGAGAGTGAGATCGGCGCGGGACTCTCCCTCCAACTCCGGCACCTCCGCCCGAGCCACTCCAACACCTACCGCTGTCTGGCGTCCGTTCACCTTCCCGACCGGCAGCTGCTGCTCCGAGGGAACGGGACCGTGCTCCTGGTACGAG ACGCTGCCTCACcattctccctccctcactaTGTGACAGACAGCTCCCTGGCCACCCTCCACGTGTCCCAGTTGCCTCAGAGGTTGGAGGTCCCGAGTGGCTCCAACGTGACGCTGCACTGCGAAGTTCTGGGGCTGACGGAACCCCGGGTGATAATCTACCCCTACTGGGTGATCggcgggacgggggagggggaagaggaacgTGTCGTCTACCCGCCCCCCAAGGAATCCCAGCAGGAAGCCGCCCTACCTGAGAGTGAGATCGGCGCGGGACTCTCCCTCCAACTCCGGCACCTCCGCCCGAGCCACTCCAACACCTACCGCTGCCTGGCGTCCGTTCACCTTCCCGACCGGCAGCTGCTGCTCCGAGGGAACGGGACCGTGCTCCTGGTACGAG GTTCTCCCCGGGAGCCACTGCCTCTTTACATCCTGCTCAGCCTGAAGGCGCTCGCACTGCTATTCCTGACCACCGCGTATCGGCTCCCAAAGAGCAAGAGCGAACCAGCGCACCCAGTTCAGTTCCGTAATGTGCGGACTCTGAAAGGACGGAGACAGTGGCGGAGCACTGCTGGCGGACCCGGGACACTTCCTTAG